In a single window of the Balaenoptera acutorostrata chromosome 3, mBalAcu1.1, whole genome shotgun sequence genome:
- the BNC1 gene encoding zinc finger protein basonuclin-1, giving the protein MAEAIGCTLNCSCQSFKPGKINHRQCEQCRHGWVAHALSKLRIPPVYPTSQVEIVQSNVVFDISSLMLYGTQAIPVRLKILLDRLFSVLKQDEVLQILRALDWTLQDYIRGYVLQDASGKVLDHWSIMTSEEEVATLQQFLRFGETKSIVELMAIQEKEEQSIIIPPSTANADIRAFIESCSHQSGSLPPSVDKGNPGSIHPFENLINNMTFMLPFQFFNPVPPALIGSVPEPYVLEQGQDQSQDPKQEIHGPFPNSSFLTSSSTPFQVEKEQCLNCPGPVTKKEDSAHLSDSSSYNIITKLERTQLSPEGKVKSERNSLGTKKGRVFCTACEKTFYDKGTLKIHYNAVHLKIKHKCTIEGCNMVFSSLRSRNRHSANPNPRLHMPMNRNNRDKDLRNSLNLAASESYKRPGFRVTSPDCRPLPGYTGSGEDSRSQPAFPSIGQNGVLFPNLKTVQPVLPFYRSPATPAELANTPGMLPSLPLLSSSIPEQLVSNEMPFDALPKKKSRKSSMPIKIEKEAVEIADEKRHTLSSDEDMPLQVVSEDELEGCSPRSDRAPLGSLGKSGPEGERPCHLKPAIESSGAIRQTPEQATYNSERETEQKSVLTVVPRDGEDGGREPHLTPGLEPCVPFPDYVKLQQRLLAGGLLSALSSRGMAFPCLEDSKELEHSGQHALARPKEENRFQCDICKKTFKNACGVKMHHKNMHAKETHTCMMEGCKATFPSRRSRDRHSSNLNLHQKVLTQEVLESNEDHFRAAYLLKDMAKEAYQDVAFTQQASPTSVIFKGTSRMGSLVYPVAQVHSAGLESYTSGPPSEGTILDLSTTSSMKSESSSHSSWDSDGASEEGTVLMEDSDGNCEGASLVPGEDDYPICVLMEKADQSLASLPSGLPITCHLCQKTYSNKGTFRAHYKTVHLRQLHKCKIPGCNTMFSSVRSRNRHSQNPNLHKSLASSPSHLQ; this is encoded by the exons GCCATCGGCTGTACTCTGAACTGTAGTTGCCAAAGCTTCAAACCAGGGAAAATAAACCACCGTCAGTGTGAGCAGTGCAGACATGGATGGGTGGCCCACG CTCTAAGTAAGCTAAGGATTCCCCCCGTGTATCCAACAAGCCAGGTGGAGATTGTCCAGTCCAACGTGGTGTTTGATATTAGCAGCCTCATGCTATATGGGACCCAGGCCATCCCTGTTCGCCTGAAAATCCTACTGGACCGGCTCTTCAGTGTGTTGAAGCAAGATGAGGTCCTCCAGATCCTCCGTGCCTTGGACTGGACCCTCCAGGATTACATCCGTGGATACGTGCTGCAG GATGCATCAGGAAAGGTGTTGGATCACTGGAGCATCATGACCAGTGAGGAAGAGGTGGCCACCTTGCAGCAGTTCCTTCGTTTTGGAGAGACCAAGTCTATCGTTGAGCTCATGGCAATTCAAGAGAAGGAAGAGCAGTCCATCATCATCCCGCCCTCCACGGCGAACGCAGATATCAGGGCTTTCATCGAGAGCTGCAGCCACCAGAGTGGCAGCCTCCCCCCTTCTGTAGACAAAGGAAACCCCGGCAGTATACACCCCTTTGAGAACCTCATAAACAACATGACCTTCATGCTGCCCTTCCAGTTCTTCAACCCTGTGCCTCCCGCACTAATAGGGTCAGTGCCCGAACCATATGTGCTGGAGCAGGGTCAGGACCAAAGTCAGGACCCCAAACAGGAAATCCACGGACCCTTCCCCAACAGCAGCTTCTTAACTTCCAGTTCCACCCCATTTCAGGTTGAAAAAGAGCAGTGTCTAAACTGTCCAGGTCCTGTTACTAAAAAGGAAGACAGCGCCCATTTAAGTGACTCCAGCTCATACAACATCATCACAAAGCTCGAAAGGACACAGTTGTCCCCAGAGGGCAAAGTGAAGTCCGAGAGGAACAGCCTCGGCACAAAGAAGGGCCGGGTGTTCTGCACAGCGTGTGAGAAGACCTTCTACGACAAAGGCACCCTCAAGATCCACTACAACGCCGTCCACCTGAAGATCAAGCATAAGTGCACCATCGAAGGCTGTAACATGGTGTTCAGCTCCCTGAGGAGCCGGAACCGCCACAGCGCCAACCCCAACCCCCGGCTGCACATGCCAATGAACAGAAACAACAGGGACAAAGACCTGAGGAACAGCCTGAACCTGGCTGCCTCTGAGAGCTATAAGCGCCCGGGTTTCAGGGTGACTTCTCCAGACTGTCGGCCTCTCCCTGGCTACACTGGTTCAGGGGAGGATTCCAGGAGCCAGCCAGCCTTCCCAAGCATCGGCCAAAACGGAGTGCTTTTTCCCAACCTGAAGACAGTCCAGCCGGTCCTTCCTTTCTACCGCAGTCCGGCCACCCCGGCTGAGCTAGCAAACACACCTGGGATGCTaccttccctccctctgctgtCCTCTTCAATCCCGGAACAACTGGTTTCCAACGAAATGCCGTTCGATGCCCTGCCCAAGAAGAAATCGCGGAAGTCCAGTATGCCCATCAAAATAGAGAAGGAGGCTGTGGAGATAGCAGATGAGAAGAGGCACACTCTCAGCTCAGATGAAGACATGCCCCTGCAGGTGGTCAGTGAAGACGAGCTGGAGGGCTGCAGCCCCCGGTCAGACAGAGCCCCATTGGGAAGCTTAGGGAAGTCTGGTCCTGAAGGAGAGAGGCCCTGCCATCTCAAACCGGCAATCGAGTCCAGCGGAGCCATCCGCCAAACCCCCGAGCAGGCCACATACAACTCAGAGAGGGAGACTGAGCAGAAGTCAGTGCTGACCGTGGTGCCACGGGACGGGGAGGATGGTGGCCGTGAACCTCATCTCACCCCCGGGCTGGAGCCCTGTGTCCCTTTTCCTGACTACGTCAAACTGCAGCAGCGCCTGCTGGCTGGGGGCCTCCTCAGTGCTTTGTCCAGCCGGGGGATGGCTTTTCCTTGTCTTGAAGATTCCAAAGAGCTGGAGCACTCAGGTCAGCACGCATTAGCGAGGCCGAAGGAGGAAAATCGCTTCCAGTGTGACATCTGCAAGAAGACCTTTAAAAACGCTTGCGGTGTGAAAATGCATCACAAGAACATGCATGCCAAAGAAACGCACACGTGCATGATGGAGGGCTGTAAGGCCACATTCCCTTCCCGCAGGAGCAGAGACAG ACACAGTTCAAACTTAAACCTCCACCAAAAAGTGTTGACTCAAGAAGTGTTGGAGAGCAATGAAGACCATTTCCGTGCAGCTTACTTGTTGAAAGATATGGCTAAGGAGGCCTATCAGGATGTGGCTTTCACACAGCAAGCCTCCCCGACATCTGTCATCTTCAAGGGAACGAGTCGGATGGGCAGCCTGGTTTACCCAGTAGCCCAAGTCCACAGCGCCGGCCTGGAGAGCTACACCTCCGGTCCGCCAAGCGAGGGCACCATCCTGGATTTGAGTACTACCTCGAGCATGAAATCGGAGAGCAGCAGCCATTCCTCCTGGGACTCAGACGGGGCAAGTGAGGAAGGCACCGTGCTCATGGAGGACAGCGATGGCAACTGTGAAGGGGCGAGCCTGGTCCCCGGGGAGGATGACTATCCCATCTGCGTCCTGATGGAGAAGGCCGACCAGAGCCTTGCCAGCCTGCCGTCTGGGCTACCCATAACATGTCACCTCTGCCAAAAGACGTACAGTAATAAAGGGACCTTCAGGGCTCACTACAAAACTGTGCACCTCCGCCAGCTCCACAAGTGCAAAATCCCGGGCTGCAACACCATGTTCTCGTCTGTTCGAAGTCGAAACAGACACAGCCAGAATCCCAACCTGCACAAAAGCCTAGCCTCCTCTCCAAGTCACCTCCAGTAA